A part of Ignavibacteriales bacterium genomic DNA contains:
- a CDS encoding T9SS type A sorting domain-containing protein, protein MTVIPVELTSFTASDSENESKLEWTTATEINNQGFEVQRKTSVGDFAAVGFIEGKGTTTEQHNYSFIDKSLSEGKYSYRLKQIDFDGSFEYSKTIEVEIHNPLKFSLSQNYPNPFNPSTKISWQSPVAGWQTLKIYDVLGNLVTTLVDEYKPAGSYEVEFKSTVGSHQLANGVYFYQLRTGDFVETKKMILLK, encoded by the coding sequence TTGACGGTTATTCCTGTTGAATTAACTTCATTCACTGCTTCTGATTCCGAGAATGAATCAAAATTAGAATGGACAACAGCCACCGAAATAAACAATCAGGGATTTGAGGTTCAGAGAAAAACATCTGTTGGAGATTTTGCAGCAGTCGGATTTATTGAAGGAAAAGGGACAACTACCGAACAGCACAATTATTCTTTTATTGATAAAAGTCTTTCTGAAGGAAAATATTCTTACAGACTAAAACAAATTGATTTTGACGGTAGCTTTGAATATTCAAAAACAATTGAAGTTGAAATTCATAACCCATTAAAATTTTCCCTCTCCCAAAACTACCCCAACCCGTTTAATCCAAGTACAAAGATAAGTTGGCAGTCGCCTGTAGCTGGTTGGCAAACACTGAAAATATATGATGTGCTTGGGAATCTTGTAACGACTTTAGTAGATGAATATAAACCGGCGGGAAGTTATGAAGTTGAATTCAAGTCCACAGTCGGCAGTCATCAGTTGGCAAATGGTGTTTATTTCTACCAACTTAGAACAGGTGATTTTGTTGAAACTAAGAAGATGATTCTTTTAAAATAA
- a CDS encoding LapA family protein, translating into MKAKQILLLMLAAIFLIIILQNTEDILVTFFFWSVTLPKIVVLIIAALIGFVSGILIFSITTKRKLKAKELEQKEVG; encoded by the coding sequence ATGAAGGCAAAACAAATACTCCTATTAATGCTTGCTGCAATATTTCTGATCATCATACTTCAAAATACGGAAGACATACTGGTTACATTTTTCTTCTGGTCAGTCACACTTCCTAAGATTGTCGTTTTAATTATAGCCGCATTGATAGGATTTGTTTCGGGCATTCTTATTTTTAGCATCACCACGAAAAGAAAATTAAAAGCAAAAGAACTTGAACAAAAAGAAGTTGGATGA
- the nusA gene encoding transcription termination factor NusA, translating to MNYDIVESFSQMVREKGIDKDVLGGILEEIFGLLVRKKYGEEARYDVVVNMDKGDIEIFLEREIVESVTDPNTQISIGEINQRGNDDGLEPGEDFVEKIELSTLGRRLIVLAKQSLNQKIRDLEKEIIYNEYNELLNEIVVGDIYQIRRNDVLVNHNKNELLLPRSEQIPFERYKKGETIRAVVKEVRKGPNGPQIIISRTDNLFLRRLFEIEVPEIYDGIIEIKSIAREPGERAKVAVESRDARIDAVGACVGMKGVRIHAIVRELNNENIDVVNYAEDPAVYIQRALSPSKIKKVEIDEANKKAIVSADSDQVSLIVGRNGVNIRLAIKLTGYEIDILREQKPYDEYDEDIELIDLKEELGNDVYELLINNRYDTALEVLTAGPEKLKEIEGLEEDKIKEIIEIIKSQFEEEE from the coding sequence ATGAATTACGATATTGTCGAATCCTTTTCTCAGATGGTTCGAGAAAAAGGTATTGATAAAGACGTATTAGGCGGAATTCTGGAAGAGATCTTCGGATTGCTTGTAAGAAAAAAATACGGTGAAGAAGCACGCTACGATGTAGTAGTTAATATGGATAAAGGCGACATAGAAATATTTCTCGAACGTGAAATAGTCGAATCTGTCACCGATCCTAACACGCAAATAAGCATAGGTGAAATAAATCAGCGTGGAAATGATGATGGTCTTGAACCCGGCGAAGACTTTGTAGAGAAAATCGAGCTGTCAACTTTAGGCAGAAGATTAATTGTACTTGCAAAGCAATCGCTCAATCAAAAAATACGCGACCTTGAAAAAGAAATTATATACAATGAATATAACGAACTGCTTAATGAAATAGTCGTCGGTGATATTTATCAAATAAGAAGAAACGATGTACTTGTTAATCACAATAAAAATGAGTTACTTCTTCCAAGAAGCGAACAAATACCTTTTGAAAGATATAAAAAAGGTGAAACCATCCGTGCAGTTGTTAAGGAAGTTCGAAAAGGACCCAATGGACCTCAAATAATAATCTCGCGTACTGATAATTTATTTTTAAGAAGATTATTCGAAATTGAAGTGCCTGAAATTTATGACGGAATTATTGAGATAAAATCAATTGCCCGCGAGCCGGGTGAAAGAGCAAAAGTTGCAGTAGAATCACGCGACGCACGAATAGATGCCGTCGGTGCTTGTGTTGGTATGAAGGGGGTAAGGATCCACGCAATAGTAAGAGAACTTAACAATGAAAATATTGATGTTGTAAACTATGCAGAAGATCCTGCTGTTTATATTCAACGCGCCCTCTCTCCATCAAAAATTAAAAAAGTAGAAATTGATGAAGCAAATAAAAAAGCAATCGTATCGGCAGACAGCGATCAGGTTTCACTAATAGTTGGCAGAAATGGTGTTAATATCAGATTGGCAATAAAGTTGACAGGATATGAAATAGACATTCTTCGTGAACAAAAACCCTACGATGAATATGATGAAGATATCGAACTTATTGATCTCAAAGAAGAACTCGGCAATGATGTTTATGAATTATTAATTAATAATCGTTATGATACCGCTCTCGAAGTCTTAACTGCAGGTCCTGAAAAACTTAAAGAAATTGAAGGACTTGAAGAAGATAAGATCAAAGAAATTATCGAGATAATTAAATCACAATTTGAAGAAGAAGAATAG
- the infB gene encoding translation initiation factor IF-2 has protein sequence MTEPKSKKIRIYKLASEYNLSAEAIVEFLQKKDYEVKNHMSLLTEEMITEVSNHFKKDIEKAEKHYQKLAEFNKKRKDKTEEEAEKEKAKTSKVSSEPVIEKVEKETASTITAPSPEIKTEVEIKIPVVEQLIEEVLTDEIEIKKPEVETPIQSEVEETVSIPKEAGPKKKAFVSPKDIEGLKRKGLKVVGKMDLKSGKLKKPEVDEVAPEPKIVKEEIKLDEQETLKKKKKPRTKKKADEVPKVEETPATKKKKRIKRFEVDQKEVTDAIRKTLISMDETGLSQRALSRKRKRKEREEQEDIKEEKRIHDKSILRVTEYIAVNELANLMEVNVSDVIAKCIELGLMVSINQRLDVDTITLVADEFGFQIEFQEEYTSEELEDEVDKPETLKFRSPVVTVMGHVDHGKTSLLDYIRRANVVAGESGGITQHIGAYRVDVGNGKFITFLDTPGHEAFTAMRARGAQLTDIVVLVIAADDAVMPQTIEAINHAQAASVPIVIAINKIDKPGANPDRIRQQLADRNILVEDWGGKYQCIELSAKSGLKVDVLLEKILLESELLDLKANPDRHARGVVVESELDKGRGITSTILIQKGTLRIGDPFVAGIHFGKVRAMFDERGNKVTEAPPSTPVQTLGFEGPPQAGDSFIVVDSERTARAISNRRQQLKREIDQKQVHHITLDEISDQISIGGVKELALIVKGDVDGSVEALSDSLMKLSTQEVIVRVIHKGVGGISENDVLLASASNAIIIGFHVRPNLNARRLAENQKVDIRLYSVIYNAINEVKSALEGLLSPILSEEVTSTVEVRETFKVPKVGTVAGCYVQEGKLQRSNKIRLLREGIVIFEGEIDNLKRFKDDVREVEAGYECGLNIRNYNDLKIGDIIESFKIIETKKKLS, from the coding sequence ATGACCGAACCAAAAAGTAAAAAAATAAGAATCTATAAACTTGCATCTGAGTATAATCTCTCGGCAGAAGCTATTGTTGAATTTCTTCAAAAGAAAGACTATGAAGTAAAAAATCATATGTCCCTTCTTACTGAAGAAATGATTACGGAAGTAAGTAACCATTTTAAAAAAGATATTGAGAAAGCAGAAAAGCACTATCAAAAGTTAGCTGAATTCAATAAGAAACGTAAAGACAAAACTGAAGAAGAAGCTGAAAAGGAAAAAGCAAAAACATCAAAAGTTTCTTCCGAACCTGTGATTGAAAAAGTTGAAAAGGAAACAGCATCAACAATAACCGCTCCGTCTCCTGAAATCAAGACCGAAGTCGAAATAAAAATTCCCGTTGTCGAGCAGCTTATTGAAGAAGTTTTAACTGATGAAATAGAAATCAAAAAACCAGAAGTTGAGACACCTATTCAATCGGAGGTTGAAGAAACTGTTTCAATCCCCAAAGAAGCGGGACCTAAAAAGAAAGCGTTTGTTTCCCCAAAAGATATAGAAGGTTTAAAAAGAAAAGGATTGAAAGTAGTTGGCAAGATGGACCTCAAATCCGGGAAATTAAAGAAGCCGGAAGTTGATGAAGTTGCACCTGAGCCTAAAATTGTAAAAGAGGAAATAAAATTAGACGAACAGGAAACTTTAAAGAAAAAGAAAAAGCCAAGAACGAAGAAAAAAGCAGACGAAGTTCCGAAAGTTGAGGAAACTCCCGCTACAAAGAAAAAGAAAAGAATTAAGCGATTTGAAGTAGATCAAAAAGAAGTTACAGATGCAATCCGAAAAACTCTTATCAGTATGGATGAAACAGGTTTGTCGCAAAGAGCATTATCAAGAAAACGAAAAAGAAAAGAAAGAGAAGAACAGGAAGATATAAAAGAAGAGAAAAGAATACACGATAAAAGCATTCTTAGAGTAACTGAATATATTGCGGTTAATGAGCTTGCTAATCTAATGGAAGTAAACGTAAGTGACGTTATAGCCAAGTGCATCGAACTCGGATTAATGGTTTCTATAAATCAAAGACTGGATGTTGATACAATCACGCTTGTAGCCGATGAATTCGGTTTTCAAATTGAATTTCAGGAAGAATATACTTCAGAAGAATTGGAAGATGAAGTTGATAAACCTGAAACTCTTAAATTCCGTTCGCCGGTTGTAACTGTTATGGGGCATGTTGATCATGGAAAGACTTCACTGCTTGATTATATAAGAAGAGCTAACGTAGTTGCCGGAGAATCAGGCGGGATAACACAGCACATTGGAGCATATCGCGTTGATGTTGGCAATGGAAAATTTATCACATTTCTCGATACTCCCGGTCACGAAGCATTTACTGCTATGCGTGCAAGGGGTGCACAATTGACTGATATAGTAGTTTTAGTAATAGCTGCTGATGATGCAGTGATGCCGCAAACTATCGAAGCCATTAATCATGCGCAGGCAGCTTCCGTTCCAATTGTAATTGCTATAAATAAAATAGATAAACCCGGGGCTAACCCGGATAGGATCAGGCAGCAGCTTGCTGACAGAAATATTCTTGTTGAAGATTGGGGCGGTAAATATCAATGTATTGAATTATCTGCCAAAAGCGGATTAAAAGTTGACGTACTGCTTGAAAAAATTCTTCTTGAATCTGAACTCCTCGATTTAAAAGCAAACCCGGATAGGCACGCCCGGGGTGTAGTTGTTGAATCCGAACTTGACAAAGGCAGGGGTATAACTTCAACAATATTGATTCAGAAAGGTACTTTAAGAATTGGCGATCCGTTTGTAGCGGGGATTCATTTTGGAAAAGTACGTGCAATGTTCGATGAAAGAGGCAATAAAGTTACAGAGGCTCCTCCTTCAACTCCTGTGCAAACACTGGGCTTCGAAGGTCCTCCTCAAGCCGGTGATTCTTTCATCGTAGTTGATTCAGAAAGAACTGCGCGTGCAATCAGCAATCGCAGACAGCAGCTAAAACGTGAGATTGACCAAAAGCAGGTTCACCACATCACACTTGATGAAATCTCAGATCAAATCAGCATAGGGGGAGTTAAAGAACTCGCCCTTATTGTTAAAGGTGATGTTGATGGTTCGGTTGAAGCGTTATCTGATTCTCTGATGAAACTTTCTACCCAGGAAGTAATTGTTCGGGTTATTCATAAAGGCGTCGGCGGTATTTCCGAAAACGATGTTCTGCTTGCATCAGCTTCAAATGCTATCATTATTGGCTTCCATGTTAGACCAAACTTGAATGCCCGAAGATTAGCTGAAAATCAAAAAGTGGATATCAGACTTTACAGCGTAATCTATAATGCAATCAATGAGGTTAAATCGGCTCTCGAAGGGTTGCTATCTCCAATACTTTCTGAAGAGGTTACTTCTACAGTAGAAGTGAGAGAAACTTTCAAAGTTCCCAAAGTTGGAACTGTTGCGGGTTGTTATGTGCAGGAAGGGAAGCTTCAAAGATCAAATAAAATCAGACTGCTGCGCGAAGGTATCGTTATCTTTGAAGGTGAAA